The following is a genomic window from Lysinibacillus sp. G4S2.
TCACGACGTTCTTTTTTATCTTTGTAAAGACCATGAATACTAAAGGCTTCTCCAATGATTTCACCTGCTGTCATACGAGGGTTTAATGAAGCGTATGGATCTTGGAAAATCATTTGCATTTGACTATTAAATTTCTTTAATTCGTTTTTAGATTTTTTCCCATGAACGTTTTCGCCGTCGAAAATAATTTCACCATCTGTAATGTCATACAGGCGAATAATGGAACGACCAGTTGTTGACTTACCACAGCCCGATTCACCTACAAGACCGAGTGTTTCACCTTCGTATACATCGAAGCTAATACCGTCGACAGCTTTAATAGGGTTACTTGGTGAACCGAAATGCTGCTTTAAATTTTTGATTTCAAGAATTTTTTTTGCACCCGATTTAGTCATTTTGTTGTGCCTCCTTTGCTAAATATCCTTCAATACGTTTAGCAACTGCATCTGGAAGCGGAATTTTTGGCGCATCAGGATGTAACAACCAAGTTTTGGCATAGTGTGTTTCGCTTACTTGGAACATCGGAGGTTCTTGCTCATAGTCAATAGCCATTGCGAATTCATTACGAGCAGCAAACGCATCGCCCTTTGGAGGGTTGATAAGATCCGGTGGTGAACCAGGAATCGTGCGTAATAGCTCATCAGTATCATTATCTAAGTCTGGCATTGAACCGAGTAGACCCCATGTATACGGATGCTTAGGATTATAGAAAATATCATTAACAGTACCATATTCGACGATTTGGCCTGCATACATAACTGCCACTCGGTCAGCAACGTTAGCAACGACACCTAAATCATGAGTAATGAAAATGATAGATGTTTTCGAATTTTTTTGGATTTCTTTCATTAGCTCTAAAATTTGCGCTTGAATTGTAACGTCTAATGCTGTTGTTGGCTCATCGGCAATTAGAAGTTTAGGATTAGCTGCAAGGGCAATGGCAATAACAACACGTTGACGCATACCGCCTGAAAATTCATGCGGGTATTGGTTAAAACGTTTTTCAGGGAAGGGGATACCTACCTGAGTTAATAGTTCGATTGCACGTTTTTTAGCATCAGCTTTAGAAACTTTTTTATGTTGTAAAATAACTTCAGTTATTTGACGTCCGACCTTCATCGTCGGGTTTAAACTTGTCATTGGATCTTGGAAAATCATTGCAATTTCATTTCCACGTATTTTTGACATTGCTTTATCGCTTAACGGCACTAAATCACGACCGTTAAATAAAATCTGTCCTGACGCATAAATACCAGGTGGCTGTGGAATTAGTTTCATTAATGCGTTACTTGTAACACTTTTACCAGAACCAGATTCACCAACGATTGCGAGTGTTTCACCTTCTTTTAGATCAAAGTTTACACCACGTACAGCGTGAACAAGCCCTGCATAAGTTTTAAAGTTAATTCTTAAATCTTTTACTTCTAAAATAGTTTTACTCATTTTCGGCCACCTCCTTATTTACGTAGTTTTGGATCTAATGCATCACGTAAGCCGTCACCAACTGCGTTAAATGCAAAGATTGTTAGTGAAATGAACAATGCAGGGAATATTAAACGCCAAGGAGCATTTGTAATTGCGGCATTACCTTCAGAAGCCATTGTTCCCCACGAGGCTTGTGGAGCAGGAACCCCAAGTCCTAGATAACTAAGGAAAGACTCTGTAAAAATAGCAGATGGCACTGTTAATGTCATTGTTACTAAAATCGCACCAAGTGCATTTGGCACTAAATGTTTTAAAATTAAATGCCATGTGCTAGCACCTAAAGTACGAGCAGCAAGTACATATTCTTGATTCTTAATAGATAAGACTTCACCGCGAACAATGCGAGCCATTTGAATCCAACCTGTAATAGATAATGCGATAATCATTGGTACAATACCTGGTTTTAATACTACTAAAAGTACAATAACAACTAAAAGGTAGGGTATAGCTGTTAGAACATCGGCAATACGCATCATTATATTATCAACACGACCGCCTGCTAAACCAGAAATACTTCCCCATAATACGCCAATAATCAAATCAATAATGGCAGCAGCAAAACCAATGAGTAAAGAAATACGAGCGCCAGCCCATACTCGAACGAAAATGTCTCGACCTAAATCATCTGTACCAAACCAAAATTCTGCCGATGGCGGAGCATTATACGAACCTAATTGCTCACTATAGTGGTATTGTGAAAACATTGGCACAAAGGTAGCCATTAAAACAATACCTATTAAAGCGATTAAACCAAAAATCGCCATTTTATTTTGGGAAAAACGAATAAATACTTCCTTCCAGAAGGAGACAGATTTATCAGCTAATTTTTCAGTTGCTTCATGATTTCCGCCAACAATTTTAAATTTATCTTTTTCGATTTGTTGCTGAGTCATTACTTTTTCGCTCCTTTCAGCTTAATTCGCGGATCGATAACACTATATAAAATATCTACGATGAGTACCGCAAATAAAAGAATGATTGAGAAGAACACAGTCGTTCCCATAACAACTGTATAGTCACGGTTCGTAATACTTTGTACAAAGTGTTTACCTAAGCCAGGAATCGCAAATATTTGCTCTACAATGAAGCTACCTGTAACGACACCAGCAGTTAATGGACCTAAATAAGTAACAACTGGTAAAAGGGCATTACGTAAAGTATGACGGAAAACGATTGTCCATTTGCCTAAACCTTTTGCGCGAGCCATTTTTACATAATCACTATTATTTTGTTCAAGCATACTTGAACGTGTCAGTTTTGCTATAAAGCCCATATGCGAAAATGCAATAGCTAAGGCTGGTAATATACTATAACTGAAGCCTTTCCATCCGCTAATTGGGAATAACTCAAGCTTATATGCTAGGAAATATTGCATGAGCCCAGCTAAAATAAATGATGGTACAGAAATACCAAGCACCGCAAAGGTCGTTGCCAAATAATCTGGGAACTTATTATGATAAAGCGCTGCAACTACGCCGATTAATACACCAAATCCAATCGCTAGCAGCATAGCTTCAATTCCTAAAGTTAAAGAAACAGGGAAGCCTTCTGCAATCATATCATTTGTAGAACGCGCTTTATATTTCATAGATTCACCGAAATTAAAAGTGGCCGCATCGATTAAATAATCTTTGTACTGAATATACCAAGGGTTATTTAATCCATACGTTTCGTTTAACTTTTCCTCTATTTGAGGAGGGAAATTACGTTCAGATGCAAATGGGTTACCAGGAGCAAGACGCAATAGGAAAAACGTAGCCGATACGATGACGAAAAGCGCGAGAAGTATATACATCAGCCTTTTCAAAATATATTTAATCACATAAAACTCCTCCTTCTACTTGTCAATTATCTGACAAATAAGTGCTTTCGTATTTTAAAAAGAGCTGACTCGCACCGTAGTGGCTACGAGGCAGCTCTCCGCTTAGAGCTTAAAAGGTAATTTTTAACGAGTTATTTCATCTTTACGTATTTAAGGTGAATATCACCAGTTGGATTTGGATCTAAGTTTTCAATACCTTCTTTAACTACTGACAGGTTAGTGTAGTAGTAAATAGGTGCAACTGGGAATTCTGTCATAGCAATTTTTTCTGCTTGTTTTAAATAATCAATACGTTTAGCTTCGTCTACCTCAGCAACTGCTTTTGTCAATAAATCTTTGTATTGAGCATTTTCCCAGCCTGTTTGGTTGTTACCGTTTTTAGCCGTATCGAACATTTCAAGGAATGTATATGGATCTAGATAGTCAGCTACCCAGCCCATACGACCAATTTGATAGTCACCAGTTTTTAATTTTTCTATATAAACTTGCCATTCTGAGTTATCTAACTGAGAAGAAATACCAAGTTTTTTGCTCCACTCTTCTTGAATGTATTGAGCGATTGCTGCATGCCCTTCAGAAGTGTTATATGAAATGTTAACTTTAATATCTTTAGGGTCTTTAATACCAAGTTCTTTCATCCCTGCTTCAAGAGCCGCTTTCGCTCCATCAACATCGTTATCTTTGAAGTAACCACGGTCTTCTTCAAATCCAGGAATTGCTACTGGAACCATACCTGTAGCCGGTTTTTGTTCACCTTTAGTTACGTTGTCAATTAATGTTTGACGATCGATTGCTAAAGTAAGCGCTTTACGGATATTTGCATTAGACATAATTTTGTCTTTTGTATTGAACTTATACCAATAAATACTTGCTTCATCCTTGATTTTTAAAGAACCATCTTTTTTGAATTCATCAATTACATTAAGATCTATTGTTTGGAATGGTTTACCGATATAGTCAAGCGAGCCAGATTTAAAGTTAGTAGCAACAACTGATTCTTTTTCAATCATAGCAACATTTACAGTATTAACATCAACATTTGATGCATCCCAATAATCTTCATTCTTTGTAAGAACGATAGAATCGCTATGTTTCCAATCGCTTAATTTATAAGGACCATTTGTTACGTAATTTTCACCAGCGTCTGCATACCAATCTTTATTAGCTTCAGTCACTTTTTGGTTAATTGGTAAATAAGTTTTAAATCCTGTTAATTCTAGGAAATATGGAGTTGGGTTTTCTAAAGTTACGACTAAAGTTTTGTCATCTTCAGCTTTGATACCAACGCCATCAGCAGAACCGCCTTTTTCGTTGTAAGCTTGAGCCCCTTTAATTGGGTAGAAAATAGAAGCATACGCAGAAAGGTTTTCTGGATTTAACGCCCATTTCCAAGCATATTCGAAGTCACCTGCTACAACTGGATCACCATTTGACCATTTTGCATCACGTAAATGGAACGTATAAGTCTTTTTATCTTCACTTATATCCCATTTCTCAGCCATACCTGGAGTAGGCTTACCATCAGCGTCTGAAACAGTTAGACCCTCAAAAACGTTAACTAAGATTGCACTAGATGTAGTATCTTCTGCAAGTCCTGGGTGTAAAGATGGTGGTTCTGAAGCAATTGCTAAGTTAAGCTCTTTAGTTTTTGAACCAGAATCTTTGTTGCCGTCTGAAGATGAGGAATTATCAGACTTATCACCGCCGAAGCCACATGCAGCTAGTACTAATGAAAAGACTGCAAGGACTGTTAATAATAAAAACTTTTTGTTTTTATTCATGTGAATCCCCCTTATACAATTTTTAAGCCTTTTGTGAAGCTCTTATTTAATATACCAAAAAAATCATTTGCACAAAATAAAAAAGATTCAAATTTATATAGTATTATCTGACATCTAATAGAATAATAATTTTTTTCGATTCATCACATTAATGGATTAAAGTAATTTGATGATAAAAATTTGATATTTATTTGTTTTGAATATCAAAAATAAAACAAAAATTAAAAAAAGATTTATTATACCGAAAATTCATATTCTTCCGATAATGCTATTGTTATTCGAAAAATGATTCAAAAGTCACAGGAGAGGTGCTCGAAGAGATTTATATGGAAATGTAGAAAATCATTGTAAAACTGAGTAATTTCAATTCTAGTTCAGGCATTTTTTTGTAATTTCTAATCGCAAAGAATGAATATTTTTAGCTATTAATGATATATAAGAATCTTGATTTGTATTTATTTAAGATTATTTAGCATAAAAGAGAAAAAAGAAGAAGAAGAGTAAATGATGAAAAAATGAACATTTTTTAAGTAATAATTGAAATGAATATTCGTTAAATATGTTTTTTTGAAATAATTTACACATTACTTGCATATACAACTATGTATAAAAAAATAGTATAGTCTATCAAATATATGCATGCAGAACTTGGAATATGTAAATGGAAAAATATATATGCTTTTAAGTGCTTTTATGTTGTTGTTTTATGGGAAAATCCATTTGTCTCTCTTAAAAGGAATGCCTCTACATATAATTACTAAAAAATCATGTAAGTAGAACTTAATGAGTAGAAAATACACTTAACTTCTTTATATGGTCGATTTTACCATAGTATGATTCCTAAATGGTAGGCTTCCTAAAAATAAACAGTAAAGTAGTTGTAGGTGGGTGAATGAGAAGCCACCCTAGGCTCTTCGCAAAAAGAGGGGGTGATTTCCATAGCACATGTTTTCTGCACGAAAGCGTAGTGCTAACGAAACGACAGCAACAAGTGTTTTTCTGTGCGAAAGCGTAGTGCTAACGAAGCGACAGCAACAAGTGTTTTATCTTGCGAATGCGAAGCGGCTGGATGTTTCAAAATGCCAATCGCTGATAAAATATCGATAATCGCTGATAATATCGAGAAACCGCTGATAAAATGCCGATAATCGCTGATAACATCAAGAAAACCGCTGATAAAATGTCATGAATTGCACTCATCACCCCAACACTAACATCATATGGCAATACTTTATTAAATAGGACATCTTAATTTCTTTGTCATGTTAATTTTTCAAGAATATAAAGCAATAAAGCAGTGCACTTCGATTAAGAAATGCACTGCTTGCAGGTTTAAAGCTTAAATTGATTAATTTGTTTTTGTAAGTCTAATGATTTTTCGCTTAAATCTGTAGCAACTCGGTTTACTTGTTGAATTGTTGCTGCTTGTTCCTTGCTAGCTTCGGCAATGATCTGTGTATTGGCTGCACTAGTGGAAGCGCCATGAGCAATTTCTGCGACAGAGGCTGCTACTTGTTCAGCACTTGCAGAGATTTCTTCAGAAGTAGCCGAAATATCTTCTATTTGATCGGTCATCGTATTGATCGCTTTTACGATTGCTTCGAAAGAGTTGCCAGCATCCTCAATAATTTTCACACCGTCTGTGACAGATTGTAGCCCGTCTTCGACAGCTTTTTCTACATTTTGGGTATCTTCTTGGATTTCTTGTGTTAAGGTAACGATTTGATTGGCTGATTGCTTTGATTCTTCTGCTAGCTTGCGTACTTCGTCGGCTACGACAGCGAAGCCTTTACCATGTTCACCTGCACGTGCAGCCTCAATTGCAGCGTTTAGAGCTAATAAATTCGTTTGATCTGAGATTGCTGTAATTACTGTAGTAATCGTGCCTATTTCTTCTGATTGTTTACTCAATTTTTGAACGAGATTGTTAATCATTTGTGTAGAGTCATAAATGACGTTCATTTGTTGTTGAGCTTCATCAACTGTATCGTTACCATTACTCGCTAACTCACTTGTTGTCACTGCGCTTTGA
Proteins encoded in this region:
- a CDS encoding ABC transporter ATP-binding protein, with the protein product MSKTILEVKDLRINFKTYAGLVHAVRGVNFDLKEGETLAIVGESGSGKSVTSNALMKLIPQPPGIYASGQILFNGRDLVPLSDKAMSKIRGNEIAMIFQDPMTSLNPTMKVGRQITEVILQHKKVSKADAKKRAIELLTQVGIPFPEKRFNQYPHEFSGGMRQRVVIAIALAANPKLLIADEPTTALDVTIQAQILELMKEIQKNSKTSIIFITHDLGVVANVADRVAVMYAGQIVEYGTVNDIFYNPKHPYTWGLLGSMPDLDNDTDELLRTIPGSPPDLINPPKGDAFAARNEFAMAIDYEQEPPMFQVSETHYAKTWLLHPDAPKIPLPDAVAKRIEGYLAKEAQQND
- a CDS encoding ABC transporter permease, coding for MIKYILKRLMYILLALFVIVSATFFLLRLAPGNPFASERNFPPQIEEKLNETYGLNNPWYIQYKDYLIDAATFNFGESMKYKARSTNDMIAEGFPVSLTLGIEAMLLAIGFGVLIGVVAALYHNKFPDYLATTFAVLGISVPSFILAGLMQYFLAYKLELFPISGWKGFSYSILPALAIAFSHMGFIAKLTRSSMLEQNNSDYVKMARAKGLGKWTIVFRHTLRNALLPVVTYLGPLTAGVVTGSFIVEQIFAIPGLGKHFVQSITNRDYTVVMGTTVFFSIILLFAVLIVDILYSVIDPRIKLKGAKK
- a CDS encoding ABC transporter permease; the encoded protein is MTQQQIEKDKFKIVGGNHEATEKLADKSVSFWKEVFIRFSQNKMAIFGLIALIGIVLMATFVPMFSQYHYSEQLGSYNAPPSAEFWFGTDDLGRDIFVRVWAGARISLLIGFAAAIIDLIIGVLWGSISGLAGGRVDNIMMRIADVLTAIPYLLVVIVLLVVLKPGIVPMIIALSITGWIQMARIVRGEVLSIKNQEYVLAARTLGASTWHLILKHLVPNALGAILVTMTLTVPSAIFTESFLSYLGLGVPAPQASWGTMASEGNAAITNAPWRLIFPALFISLTIFAFNAVGDGLRDALDPKLRK
- a CDS encoding peptide ABC transporter substrate-binding protein translates to MNKNKKFLLLTVLAVFSLVLAACGFGGDKSDNSSSSDGNKDSGSKTKELNLAIASEPPSLHPGLAEDTTSSAILVNVFEGLTVSDADGKPTPGMAEKWDISEDKKTYTFHLRDAKWSNGDPVVAGDFEYAWKWALNPENLSAYASIFYPIKGAQAYNEKGGSADGVGIKAEDDKTLVVTLENPTPYFLELTGFKTYLPINQKVTEANKDWYADAGENYVTNGPYKLSDWKHSDSIVLTKNEDYWDASNVDVNTVNVAMIEKESVVATNFKSGSLDYIGKPFQTIDLNVIDEFKKDGSLKIKDEASIYWYKFNTKDKIMSNANIRKALTLAIDRQTLIDNVTKGEQKPATGMVPVAIPGFEEDRGYFKDNDVDGAKAALEAGMKELGIKDPKDIKVNISYNTSEGHAAIAQYIQEEWSKKLGISSQLDNSEWQVYIEKLKTGDYQIGRMGWVADYLDPYTFLEMFDTAKNGNNQTGWENAQYKDLLTKAVAEVDEAKRIDYLKQAEKIAMTEFPVAPIYYYTNLSVVKEGIENLDPNPTGDIHLKYVKMK